A window of Paenibacillus sp. 19GGS1-52 contains these coding sequences:
- a CDS encoding ArsR family transcriptional regulator: MKLDLTEESLPVYEALSSSVRLHMLRLLAEHPMNVKELAGAVKLSSAIMTMHVRKLETAGLIRTHMAPGRSGLQKICTLDADHAEIIFPGHLEAGRKSYRKDIPVGHYSDFLIEPTCGLATTEQVIGSFDDPRYFWDMERMNAGILWFGKGYVEYKIPNFLLTSQQPEELVITMEIASEAPSVNNNWPSDITFTLNGVALGFWTSPGDYGDSRGKYTPTWWPALTNQYGLLKQLRITQKGTFMDGLKLSEITLEQVSIRDKQWTFKLSVDEDAEHIGGLTLFGKGFGNYNEDLVVELFYTDIR; the protein is encoded by the coding sequence ATGAAACTTGATCTGACGGAAGAATCCCTTCCTGTGTATGAAGCATTATCCAGCTCTGTACGTCTGCATATGCTGCGTCTGCTTGCTGAACACCCGATGAATGTCAAAGAATTGGCTGGTGCAGTAAAGCTCAGCAGCGCTATTATGACTATGCATGTACGAAAGCTGGAGACCGCTGGCCTAATCCGAACCCATATGGCACCCGGACGCAGTGGCCTGCAAAAGATCTGTACACTGGATGCCGATCACGCCGAAATCATCTTTCCGGGTCACCTGGAGGCGGGACGCAAGAGCTACCGCAAGGATATACCCGTAGGTCATTATTCCGACTTCCTGATCGAGCCTACCTGCGGACTCGCAACTACCGAGCAGGTTATCGGCAGCTTCGATGATCCCCGCTATTTCTGGGATATGGAGCGGATGAACGCTGGTATTCTCTGGTTCGGCAAAGGTTATGTTGAATATAAAATCCCCAACTTCCTGCTGACCAGCCAACAGCCCGAGGAACTGGTCATCACCATGGAAATTGCCTCCGAAGCACCGTCAGTCAACAATAATTGGCCTTCGGATATCACCTTCACACTAAATGGAGTAGCGTTGGGCTTCTGGACCAGCCCCGGCGATTATGGGGACAGCCGTGGCAAATATACGCCCACCTGGTGGCCGGCGCTCACCAACCAATATGGCCTGCTCAAGCAACTGCGCATTACCCAGAAAGGCACCTTTATGGATGGCTTGAAGTTGTCTGAAATTACGCTGGAGCAGGTGAGCATCCGCGATAAACAATGGACCTTCAAGCTCTCCGTCGATGAGGATGCGGAGCATATCGGCGGTTTAACGCTTTTTGGCAAAGGATTCGGCAACTATAATGAAGATCTTGTGGTGGAGCTGTTCTATACAGATATCCGTTGA
- a CDS encoding alpha-N-arabinofuranosidase → MTQRAVINTDIRKGKINRNIYGHFSEHLGRCIYEGLWVGEDSTIPNTKGIRNDVVEALKEIKIPVLRWPGGCFADEYHWKDGIGEREGRKRMINTHWGGMVENNHFGTHEFMELCAMLACEPYINGNVGSGTVQEMSEWVEYLTFGGVSPMSELRQSNGRQEPWAVTYFGVGNENWGCGGNMRPEYYADLYRQYQTYVRNYGDNHIHRIACGPNSDDYNWMEVLMREATRFMDSITLHYYTVPGPTWDKKGTATGFEVAEWFTTLEKSLHMEELITKHSVIMDKYDPEKRVGLIVDEWGTWYDVEPGTNPGFLYQQNSIRDALVAGVTLNIFHKHSDRVRMANLAQTINVLQAVILTEGEKMLLTPTYHVFNMYKVHQDAELLDLTLESGSYSFDGHEIPEISASASITAEGVIHVSLCNLNHEASSIVPMDLRGLAGQIVEITGTTLAGQTIDAHNTFSQPEAVAPQPFHAYTLEGDRLTVELAPMSVTVLEIKPQA, encoded by the coding sequence ATGACTCAACGTGCTGTAATTAACACGGATATCCGCAAAGGAAAGATTAACAGAAATATTTACGGTCATTTTTCCGAACATCTGGGACGTTGTATTTATGAAGGGCTCTGGGTTGGAGAGGACTCTACAATCCCGAACACCAAGGGTATCCGTAACGATGTTGTGGAAGCGCTTAAAGAAATCAAAATCCCTGTGCTGCGCTGGCCTGGCGGCTGTTTCGCCGATGAGTACCACTGGAAAGATGGGATTGGCGAGCGGGAAGGCCGGAAACGCATGATTAACACTCACTGGGGCGGTATGGTTGAGAATAACCATTTTGGGACTCATGAATTTATGGAATTATGTGCTATGCTGGCATGTGAGCCTTATATTAATGGAAACGTGGGCAGTGGTACCGTGCAGGAAATGTCTGAATGGGTGGAGTATTTAACCTTCGGCGGTGTATCCCCGATGTCCGAGCTGCGCCAATCGAATGGCCGACAGGAACCGTGGGCTGTGACTTACTTTGGCGTGGGCAATGAGAACTGGGGCTGCGGAGGAAATATGCGTCCTGAATATTATGCTGACCTGTATCGTCAATATCAGACCTATGTTCGCAATTATGGCGACAATCATATCCACCGTATAGCTTGTGGACCTAATTCAGATGATTACAATTGGATGGAAGTTCTGATGCGTGAAGCAACACGCTTTATGGACTCGATCACGCTGCATTATTATACGGTTCCCGGCCCAACCTGGGACAAAAAAGGAACGGCTACAGGCTTTGAAGTCGCCGAGTGGTTCACTACTCTGGAGAAATCACTTCATATGGAAGAACTGATTACGAAGCATAGCGTCATTATGGATAAATATGATCCAGAGAAGCGTGTAGGCTTGATTGTCGATGAATGGGGTACATGGTATGATGTCGAGCCTGGCACCAATCCGGGATTCCTCTATCAGCAGAATTCGATCCGGGATGCACTGGTGGCAGGGGTGACCTTGAATATTTTCCACAAACACAGTGACCGGGTGCGGATGGCCAATCTTGCGCAGACGATTAATGTATTGCAGGCGGTGATATTGACAGAAGGGGAGAAAATGCTGCTGACCCCTACGTACCATGTGTTTAACATGTACAAGGTACATCAGGATGCTGAATTGCTGGATTTGACGCTGGAGAGCGGTTCTTACAGCTTCGATGGACATGAGATTCCTGAGATATCGGCTTCGGCTTCCATTACTGCTGAGGGAGTGATTCATGTCAGTTTGTGCAACCTGAATCATGAAGCAAGTTCCATTGTTCCCATGGATTTGCGCGGACTTGCTGGACAGATTGTCGAAATAACTGGCACAACCCTAGCAGGTCAAACTATCGATGCTCATAATACGTTCAGCCAGCCGGAAGCAGTGGCACCACAGCCATTTCATGCCTATACGCTGGAGGGTGACCGTCTGACCGTGGAACTGGCTCCAATGTCCGTAACTGTGCTGGAAATTAAGCCACAAGCATAA
- a CDS encoding DUF6171 family protein gives MSTSSACKGCREDYKVTEAQIARILSSSMFNLENSVSEEVYAKRLTLCGTCPKLQEGVTCLACGCIIPVVAKLKERGCPLPGGGLWAPLN, from the coding sequence ATGTCAACTTCATCAGCATGCAAGGGGTGCCGCGAGGATTACAAAGTTACGGAGGCACAGATTGCCCGTATCTTGTCTTCCTCCATGTTCAATCTGGAGAATTCTGTTTCTGAAGAGGTATACGCAAAACGGCTAACACTGTGCGGAACTTGCCCGAAGCTGCAGGAAGGTGTTACCTGCCTGGCCTGCGGCTGCATTATCCCGGTTGTAGCCAAGCTTAAGGAACGGGGTTGTCCGCTGCCTGGCGGGGGCTTGTGGGCACCCCTAAATTAA